A genomic segment from Parafrankia irregularis encodes:
- a CDS encoding SDR family oxidoreductase produces MQGKVAIVTGAGGGIGKAYAKGLAEAGAAVVLADINLDNADTAAKELTAAGHQAFAVRADVADEASVNAMASAAAERFGSVDILVNNAALMAEVVGRGTLTTMPLDLWERTMAVNLTGPLLCVRAVLPHMKERGYGKIVNQSSGGAFMGANAYGISKLGVVSMTLSLARELAPFGIRVNAIAPGYVNTEAGAIVAPPAVRAVIEKSIPFPFGDPEELVPGLLYLVGPGSDWVTGHTLNIDGGWIPRT; encoded by the coding sequence TTGCAGGGAAAGGTCGCGATCGTCACCGGCGCGGGCGGTGGTATCGGCAAGGCCTACGCGAAGGGACTGGCCGAGGCCGGTGCCGCGGTGGTCCTGGCCGACATCAACCTCGACAACGCCGATACCGCCGCGAAGGAACTGACCGCGGCCGGGCACCAGGCGTTCGCGGTGCGGGCCGACGTCGCCGACGAGGCGAGCGTGAACGCCATGGCGTCCGCGGCGGCGGAACGCTTCGGGTCCGTGGACATCCTGGTGAACAACGCGGCGCTGATGGCCGAGGTCGTCGGACGGGGAACGCTCACCACGATGCCGCTGGACCTGTGGGAGCGCACGATGGCGGTGAACCTCACCGGCCCGCTGCTGTGCGTCCGCGCGGTGCTGCCCCACATGAAGGAACGGGGCTACGGGAAGATCGTGAACCAGTCGTCGGGCGGTGCGTTCATGGGTGCGAACGCCTACGGCATCTCCAAGCTGGGCGTGGTCAGTATGACCCTGTCGTTGGCCCGTGAGCTCGCGCCGTTCGGCATCCGGGTGAACGCCATCGCGCCGGGCTATGTCAACACCGAGGCCGGCGCGATCGTCGCACCGCCGGCCGTGCGGGCGGTGATCGAGAAGTCGATCCCGTTCCCGTTCGGCGACCCCGAGGAGCTGGTCCCCGGCCTGCTCTACCTGGTCGGTCCCGGCAGCGACTGGGTGACCGGCCACACCCTCAACATCGACGGCGGCTGGATCCCCCGCACCTGA
- a CDS encoding cytochrome P450, with amino-acid sequence MVDDLARDGGSVEGGTVGGTAASGGAYGGSIVELMTIDVARDPKPTYQALRDAGRARRTVGMFGSAVIASGRQAVDEIFRYPEVYSSAAHAGRLGNVRPLIPIEYDPPEQRKYRKLINPIFTPQAIERWEEPVRKLVHDLIDGFAGAEEIDFSRQFSIPLPSQIFLTLLGLPLDDLPTFLRLKDGIVRPSVLLDLPVNHPDVAALKTRTAQEIYAYYDKVLDEREREPRDDLLSHLLSTEVDGETLTREELLDICFLFLTAGLDTVSASLDTFMAYLAENPERRAEVVADPGNIDNVVEELLRWESPVMLVSRVAMADTDLVGCPVHRGDEIYVYIGSANLDEEELADAGEVRFDRTANRHIAFGGGVHRCLGSHLARMELRVALREWHARIPHYRIRPGTRLDFTPGVRSIGSFPMLLGKGDD; translated from the coding sequence ATGGTTGACGACTTAGCCCGCGACGGTGGGTCCGTCGAAGGCGGCACCGTCGGCGGCACCGCGGCCTCGGGTGGCGCCTATGGCGGAAGCATCGTCGAACTGATGACCATCGACGTCGCGAGGGATCCGAAGCCGACCTACCAGGCTCTGCGGGACGCCGGTCGGGCCCGACGGACGGTCGGCATGTTCGGCTCGGCGGTCATCGCCTCCGGGCGGCAGGCGGTCGACGAGATCTTCAGGTATCCGGAGGTCTACTCCTCCGCGGCGCATGCCGGCCGCCTCGGCAATGTGCGGCCCCTCATCCCGATCGAGTACGACCCGCCGGAGCAGCGCAAGTACCGCAAGCTCATCAATCCGATCTTCACCCCGCAGGCGATCGAACGGTGGGAGGAGCCGGTCCGGAAACTCGTCCACGACCTCATCGACGGTTTCGCCGGCGCCGAGGAGATCGACTTCTCCCGGCAGTTCTCGATTCCGCTGCCGTCCCAGATCTTCCTCACCCTGCTGGGGCTGCCGCTCGACGACCTCCCCACGTTCCTCCGGCTCAAGGACGGCATCGTCCGCCCGTCCGTGCTGCTCGACCTGCCGGTGAACCATCCGGACGTCGCCGCGCTCAAGACGAGGACCGCGCAGGAGATCTACGCCTACTACGACAAGGTGCTCGACGAGCGGGAGCGGGAACCTCGGGACGACCTCCTGAGCCATCTGCTCTCGACCGAGGTCGACGGGGAGACGCTGACCCGCGAGGAGCTCCTCGACATCTGCTTCCTGTTCCTGACCGCCGGCCTCGACACCGTCTCCGCGTCCCTCGACACGTTCATGGCCTACCTCGCGGAGAACCCCGAGCGCCGCGCCGAGGTCGTCGCAGACCCCGGCAACATCGACAACGTCGTCGAGGAGCTGCTCCGGTGGGAGTCGCCGGTCATGCTCGTCTCCCGGGTCGCCATGGCTGACACCGATCTCGTCGGCTGCCCGGTGCACCGGGGCGACGAGATCTACGTGTACATCGGCTCGGCGAACCTCGACGAGGAGGAGCTCGCCGACGCCGGCGAGGTCCGTTTCGACCGCACGGCCAACCGCCACATCGCCTTCGGTGGCGGGGTACACCGCTGCCTCGGCTCCCATCTGGCCCGCATGGAGCTGCGCGTCGCGCTCCGTGAATGGCATGCACGTATCCCGCACTACCGGATCAGGCCGGGAACCCGGCTCGATTTCACGCCGGGTGTCCGGTCCATCGGCTCCTTCCCCATGCTGCTGGGAAAGGGCGACGACTGA
- a CDS encoding amidohydrolase family protein yields MNLDDMILVSVDDHVIEPPDMFVGRLPKKYEEDAPQLVHRDDGTDVWKFRDTVIPNAALNAIAGRPKEEYGLEPQGLDEIRPGCYDVHERVKDMNAGGLLAQMNFPSFPGFAGRLFVTEDVDFSLALVRAYNDWHVEGWCAAYPGRFIPMTIPVIWDAQLCAAEVRRNAARGVHSLTFSENPAVMGMPSFHDEFWNPLWEALCDTNTVLSIHIGSSGRIAVPAVDSPPDVMITLQPMNIVSAAADLLWSRVLKDFPGLRIALSEGGTGWIPYFLERADRTFETHATWTMQDFGGRKPSEVFREHFLTCFITDSLGVGLRHEIGIDNITWECDYPHSDSAWPTAPEGLWADFQKWNVPADEINKITYENAMRWYSFDPFAHIRKEDATVGALRRAAEGHDISVQPRSHQIVQPQDKLEQFRQRARAAVAGATTGR; encoded by the coding sequence ATGAATCTCGACGACATGATTCTGGTCAGTGTCGACGACCACGTCATAGAGCCGCCGGACATGTTCGTCGGCCGGCTCCCGAAGAAGTATGAGGAAGACGCACCCCAGCTGGTGCACCGTGACGACGGGACCGATGTCTGGAAGTTCCGTGACACGGTGATCCCGAACGCCGCGCTCAATGCGATCGCCGGTCGACCCAAGGAGGAGTACGGCCTCGAGCCGCAGGGCCTCGACGAAATCCGCCCCGGCTGCTACGACGTGCACGAACGAGTGAAGGACATGAACGCTGGCGGCCTGCTGGCCCAGATGAACTTCCCGTCATTCCCGGGCTTCGCCGGCCGACTGTTCGTCACCGAGGACGTCGACTTCTCGCTGGCGCTGGTGCGGGCGTACAACGACTGGCACGTCGAAGGCTGGTGCGCCGCCTATCCGGGCCGGTTCATCCCGATGACGATCCCGGTGATCTGGGACGCCCAGCTGTGCGCGGCCGAGGTCCGCCGCAACGCCGCGCGCGGCGTCCACTCGCTGACGTTCAGCGAGAACCCCGCCGTCATGGGCATGCCGAGCTTTCACGACGAGTTCTGGAACCCGCTGTGGGAGGCACTGTGCGACACGAACACAGTGCTGTCGATCCACATCGGCTCGTCCGGGCGGATCGCCGTGCCAGCGGTCGACTCACCGCCCGACGTCATGATCACGCTGCAGCCGATGAACATCGTCTCGGCCGCGGCGGACCTTCTGTGGTCCCGGGTCCTCAAGGACTTTCCGGGGCTGCGGATCGCGCTGTCCGAGGGCGGCACGGGCTGGATCCCGTACTTCCTGGAGCGGGCCGACAGGACGTTCGAGACGCACGCCACCTGGACCATGCAGGACTTCGGCGGCAGGAAACCGTCGGAGGTCTTCCGTGAGCATTTCCTGACCTGCTTCATCACCGACTCGCTGGGGGTCGGGCTGCGGCACGAGATCGGCATCGACAACATCACCTGGGAGTGCGACTACCCGCACAGCGACTCGGCCTGGCCGACCGCTCCCGAGGGGCTGTGGGCCGATTTCCAGAAGTGGAACGTCCCGGCCGACGAGATCAACAAGATCACGTACGAGAACGCCATGCGCTGGTACTCGTTCGATCCCTTCGCGCATATCAGGAAGGAGGACGCGACCGTCGGCGCGCTGCGCCGGGCGGCCGAGGGGCACGACATCAGCGTCCAGCCGCGCAGCCATCAGATCGTCCAGCCGCAGGACAAGCTCGAGCAGTTCCGCCAGCGCGCCCGGGCCGCCGTCGCCGGAGCCACCACGGGTCGGTAG
- a CDS encoding DUF4286 family protein: protein MATEQLPRWILHIESSPVNRDPETLAEFNRWYDEEHVPEMVAFEGYLSGRRLEPVGDDGPYIAQYVIEGDPEVILDRVKAASAAGELKMSETLQMNPTPKMRLMRVSFEYEKPRR from the coding sequence GTGGCGACCGAGCAGCTCCCCCGCTGGATCCTGCACATCGAGTCGAGTCCGGTGAACCGGGATCCGGAGACATTGGCCGAGTTCAACCGCTGGTACGACGAGGAGCACGTTCCGGAGATGGTCGCGTTCGAGGGCTATCTCTCGGGTCGACGGCTTGAGCCGGTCGGCGACGACGGCCCGTACATCGCGCAGTACGTGATCGAGGGAGATCCGGAGGTGATCCTCGATCGGGTGAAGGCCGCCTCGGCCGCCGGTGAGCTGAAGATGTCCGAGACCCTGCAGATGAACCCGACCCCGAAGATGCGCCTCATGCGGGTCTCGTTCGAATACGAGAAGCCGAGGAGATAG
- a CDS encoding alpha/beta fold hydrolase, translating to MPQPTVVLVHGAFADASSFARVIPELLADGLRVVAPAVPNRSLVGDAEYVGSVLAAIDGPVVLVGHSYGCAVATVVGAAPNVQALVYLAGFVPAQGEDLGELQGRFPDSDLGPALIATPFPGGVDLTVDVERFPAVFAHDVDPAAAAVLAVTQRPLSAAAFGEKAPAAGWQTTPAWGLVATADHTINPEVQRFGYQRAGADTIEVDSSHLVMFSRPAEVADLIRKAVAAVSA from the coding sequence ATGCCGCAGCCCACTGTCGTCCTCGTCCACGGTGCGTTCGCCGACGCGTCCAGCTTCGCCCGGGTGATTCCCGAGCTGCTCGCCGACGGCCTGCGTGTGGTGGCGCCGGCAGTGCCGAACCGCTCGCTGGTCGGTGACGCCGAGTACGTTGGGTCGGTCCTCGCGGCGATCGACGGCCCCGTGGTCCTCGTCGGCCATTCGTACGGCTGCGCGGTGGCCACGGTGGTCGGAGCGGCCCCGAATGTTCAGGCGCTGGTCTATCTCGCTGGTTTCGTTCCCGCGCAGGGTGAGGACCTCGGCGAGCTCCAGGGCCGGTTCCCCGACTCCGACCTGGGTCCGGCGCTGATCGCCACACCGTTCCCCGGCGGCGTCGATCTGACGGTCGACGTCGAGCGGTTCCCGGCGGTCTTCGCGCACGACGTCGACCCGGCCGCCGCCGCGGTGCTCGCCGTAACGCAACGGCCGCTGTCCGCGGCGGCCTTCGGGGAGAAGGCACCCGCGGCCGGTTGGCAGACCACCCCGGCGTGGGGTCTCGTCGCCACCGCGGACCACACCATCAACCCGGAGGTGCAGCGTTTCGGCTACCAGCGGGCGGGAGCCGACACGATCGAGGTCGACTCCTCGCACCTGGTGATGTTCTCGCGTCCGGCCGAGGTGGCCGACCTGATCAGGAAGGCCGTGGCGGCGGTGTCCGCCTGA
- a CDS encoding helix-turn-helix domain-containing protein, translated as MDEREGWAELRDRRMGEPGAREAYQAARLAFELGRSVRELRQRRGWSQEELARAAGMTQSAVARFEAGGTVPTLPVLERLAEALDADLDVRVVPRSAA; from the coding sequence ATGGATGAGCGGGAGGGCTGGGCGGAGCTGCGGGACCGGCGGATGGGCGAGCCGGGTGCGCGTGAGGCGTATCAGGCGGCAAGGTTGGCGTTCGAGCTGGGCCGGTCGGTGCGGGAGCTACGCCAGCGGCGCGGCTGGAGCCAGGAAGAGCTCGCTCGCGCGGCGGGCATGACACAGTCGGCGGTGGCGCGCTTCGAGGCCGGGGGCACCGTACCGACGCTGCCGGTGCTGGAACGGCTTGCCGAGGCTCTTGACGCCGACCTTGACGTGCGGGTCGTCCCGCGTTCCGCCGCATAG
- a CDS encoding MFS transporter, whose amino-acid sequence MHRRAYKAQCTAEENRRTPESPSVGNPRLALFALALGTFAIGTGEFGSNGVIQLFAADLNVSIPVATYAITAYAVGVIIGSPMITLFAARANRRTLLLGLIGLFLIGNGLSAVAPNIALLVLFRFVAGSVQGAFFGAGAVVAAYVYGPGRAGLAFATVMGGLTVATIAGSPLGTLIGQHAGWRALYWTVVAVGLLAGTALVAWLPRTDDLRGGSVADELAGLRRRGVWVMVTVAALGISSIFAVYTFIGPFITDAARRDESLIPVALAIFGLGMAVGNHLGGRIADRYENRGLLWGYGGVLVFLTLIGVAGDDLVVLLPCLFGVGATMMAAIPTIQVRLTSFAPDAPTLMGALNLAALNLANSLGAIGGAVALDAGWGTLSTVWAGFALTTAGLFLYAATVARAKPVPVPRSA is encoded by the coding sequence ATGCATAGACGCGCCTACAAAGCTCAGTGCACTGCCGAGGAGAATCGGCGCACCCCCGAGAGCCCATCTGTCGGCAATCCGAGGCTGGCATTGTTCGCGCTGGCGCTGGGCACCTTCGCGATCGGCACCGGCGAGTTCGGCAGCAATGGCGTCATCCAGTTGTTCGCCGCCGACCTGAACGTGTCGATTCCGGTCGCGACCTATGCGATCACCGCCTACGCCGTCGGGGTGATCATCGGTTCGCCGATGATCACCCTGTTCGCCGCCCGGGCCAACCGGCGCACTCTCCTGCTCGGCCTGATCGGGCTTTTCCTGATCGGTAACGGGCTTTCCGCGGTCGCACCGAACATCGCGCTGCTCGTCCTCTTCCGGTTCGTCGCCGGCAGCGTGCAGGGTGCGTTCTTCGGTGCCGGGGCGGTCGTCGCCGCCTACGTGTACGGCCCGGGGCGCGCCGGCTTGGCGTTCGCGACCGTGATGGGTGGGCTCACCGTCGCGACCATCGCCGGGTCGCCGCTGGGCACCCTCATCGGCCAGCACGCCGGCTGGCGGGCCCTGTACTGGACGGTGGTTGCCGTCGGCCTGCTCGCCGGCACCGCCCTGGTCGCCTGGCTGCCCCGCACGGACGACCTGCGCGGCGGTTCCGTCGCGGACGAGCTGGCCGGCCTGCGCCGACGGGGCGTCTGGGTGATGGTCACCGTCGCGGCGCTGGGTATCTCCAGCATCTTCGCGGTCTACACGTTCATCGGCCCGTTCATCACCGACGCGGCGCGACGCGACGAGTCCCTCATCCCGGTCGCACTGGCGATCTTCGGTCTCGGCATGGCCGTCGGCAACCACCTCGGCGGACGCATCGCGGACCGTTATGAGAACCGCGGCCTGCTCTGGGGCTACGGCGGCGTTCTGGTCTTCCTGACCCTGATCGGCGTGGCCGGCGACGACCTGGTGGTCCTGCTGCCGTGCCTGTTCGGCGTCGGTGCCACCATGATGGCCGCGATCCCCACCATCCAGGTCCGGCTGACCAGCTTCGCGCCGGACGCGCCGACGCTGATGGGCGCGCTCAACCTGGCCGCCCTCAACCTGGCCAACTCGCTCGGCGCGATCGGCGGCGCGGTAGCCCTCGACGCCGGCTGGGGAACCCTCTCCACGGTCTGGGCCGGTTTCGCGCTCACCACGGCCGGGCTGTTCCTGTACGCCGCGACCGTCGCTCGGGCGAAGCCGGTACCGGTCCCGCGTTCCGCCTGA
- a CDS encoding ATP-binding protein: MGTGVAVRPSSGGQLCLQILGPLRIWRGGVELDAGPRQQAYLLALLLVRAGRPISTSELIDLIWGDDIPASAVNILQKYVGTLRRLLEPALPTRGAGSYLLRHGGGYLFAAGPGMLDAAAFRELVETARAGLAQQHHDVALDRYLEALALWHGPAGGGLAHGSGAMPVFAALDGEFFDACVAAAELAVARDQPARVLPPLRLAAGMAPLHEPVQASLIRALAAAGQQAAALSVFETVRSRLAEDLGIDPGPALRAAQLEVLGQPLPVAAASSAGAATSAGAATSAGGDGPAAPAAGRAAAAQPSAADAAPTAPTALQAAAADSAAPASTEPPALIGRTVPAFVEQPRPPAVGALGMPSSDGLIGRAEELTVLRHAVDSAFTGDAGLVLVEGEPGAGKTCLLEHGSSEASRRGALVVWGRCLEGDGTPSMWPWVQAVGTLLDELPPTARDEWLASELGRLVERRSATPAVPLPPDAPHSPDAPFAPDTTFPPDAPAMSDTVVLPNSGAQFRLFERAVALVSQAAARRPVVIVVDDLQWADLASLQMFSHLAARMPHGSAILGALRDRAPVPGSELARLLAAASRLPQHRRIRLGPFNPAEVAELVRIETGQTPGTDVTHSIHTRTAGNPFFVRELSRLLADGGDLTEEAAARAAVPSSVRDIVRDRMAGLDTGTRDLLQLAALIGRDVDFGLLTRAADLDVQTCIDRLEPLEALGLLEHQPADPFSYRFAHDLVRESVVRTTTPSRATRLHLRIADALECSGADSESIAERLAHHLWAAGPLADPARTADALERAGRRAAAKSAFDAAARQLVSAARVARTASLAELELSALSQLTAAVGMQSGYVGSAADLLERAEYLARLLGREREAADFLFSRWAANSQGIQLDRGGRLARQLLEEGEMSTDPVIRAYGRHAWGIHQWDVGNIGEAVRYLGQSSSTSSDGAAADGAAAGCAAADGAASPVREEDPLRHDLQLLSPVMFALNTALHGDIEQARHLFDKLEAAAGDDPYAITVWAAFAVTAAALAGDPPWALRAAERGIAVDPEFSYLFLGSYQRLARCWARAVTGHDPVGAASEAREAQRIIDAALLDPPRSGLATWYGLLAEMWLAAGLLAETTTALDRAEQVLDAYGQRYPESLILLVRAQLMQACDEPAADVRAIAERARALAIEREAHLFARRADELLADLPRTPAGT; the protein is encoded by the coding sequence ATGGGAACAGGCGTGGCAGTACGGCCGTCCTCCGGTGGGCAGCTGTGTCTTCAGATCCTCGGCCCGCTGCGGATCTGGCGCGGTGGCGTCGAGCTGGACGCCGGCCCCCGGCAGCAGGCGTACCTGCTCGCGCTGCTCCTCGTCCGCGCCGGCCGGCCGATCAGCACCAGCGAGCTGATCGACCTGATCTGGGGCGACGACATCCCGGCATCGGCCGTGAACATCCTCCAGAAGTACGTCGGTACGCTGCGGCGCCTGCTGGAACCCGCGCTACCCACCCGCGGAGCCGGGTCGTACCTGCTGCGCCACGGTGGCGGCTACCTGTTCGCGGCCGGCCCCGGCATGCTGGACGCCGCCGCGTTCCGGGAGCTCGTCGAGACGGCGCGGGCAGGCCTCGCCCAGCAGCACCACGACGTGGCGCTCGACCGCTACCTGGAGGCGCTGGCGCTCTGGCACGGCCCCGCGGGTGGCGGGCTGGCGCACGGTTCGGGCGCCATGCCCGTGTTCGCGGCGCTGGACGGCGAGTTCTTCGACGCGTGCGTGGCGGCGGCCGAGCTCGCGGTGGCCCGCGACCAGCCCGCGCGGGTCCTGCCGCCGCTGCGGCTGGCGGCGGGGATGGCGCCACTGCACGAACCCGTCCAGGCGAGTCTCATCCGTGCGCTGGCTGCCGCCGGCCAGCAGGCTGCGGCACTGTCCGTGTTCGAGACGGTCCGGTCCCGGCTCGCCGAGGATCTCGGCATCGATCCGGGACCGGCCTTGCGGGCCGCGCAGCTGGAGGTCCTGGGCCAGCCGCTGCCGGTCGCCGCCGCGTCCAGCGCAGGCGCCGCCACCAGCGCAGGCGCCGCCACCAGCGCGGGCGGCGACGGTCCCGCGGCGCCGGCGGCGGGCCGAGCGGCGGCAGCACAGCCATCGGCAGCGGATGCGGCACCGACGGCACCTACGGCACTGCAAGCGGCGGCGGCGGATTCGGCGGCGCCGGCATCGACCGAGCCGCCCGCGCTGATCGGTCGCACCGTGCCGGCATTCGTCGAGCAGCCACGGCCGCCTGCCGTCGGAGCACTCGGGATGCCGTCCTCCGACGGTCTGATCGGTCGGGCCGAGGAACTCACGGTGCTGCGCCACGCGGTCGACTCGGCGTTCACCGGGGACGCGGGGCTCGTCCTCGTCGAAGGTGAGCCGGGCGCGGGCAAGACCTGTCTGCTGGAGCACGGCAGCTCCGAGGCGAGTCGGCGTGGTGCGCTCGTCGTCTGGGGCCGCTGCCTCGAAGGCGACGGGACGCCTTCCATGTGGCCGTGGGTACAGGCGGTCGGCACACTGCTCGACGAGCTGCCGCCCACGGCCCGGGACGAATGGCTGGCGAGCGAGCTGGGCCGTCTGGTGGAACGCCGCAGTGCCACCCCCGCGGTGCCGCTCCCACCGGACGCACCGCACTCACCTGATGCACCGTTCGCACCGGATACGACGTTCCCACCTGATGCGCCGGCCATGTCGGACACCGTGGTGCTGCCCAACAGCGGCGCCCAGTTCCGGCTGTTCGAGCGAGCTGTCGCGCTCGTCAGCCAGGCCGCGGCGCGGCGGCCGGTGGTGATCGTCGTCGACGACCTGCAGTGGGCCGACCTCGCCTCGCTGCAGATGTTCAGCCACCTCGCCGCCCGGATGCCGCACGGCAGCGCGATCCTGGGGGCGCTGCGGGACCGCGCGCCCGTACCCGGCTCCGAGCTGGCCCGGTTGCTGGCCGCGGCCAGCCGACTCCCCCAGCACCGCCGCATCCGCCTCGGCCCGTTCAACCCGGCCGAGGTCGCCGAGCTCGTCCGGATCGAGACCGGCCAGACCCCAGGCACCGATGTCACCCACAGCATCCACACCCGTACCGCGGGCAACCCGTTCTTCGTTCGGGAACTGTCCCGGCTGCTCGCCGACGGCGGGGATCTCACCGAGGAGGCCGCGGCCCGGGCCGCGGTGCCGTCCAGCGTCCGCGACATCGTCCGGGACCGGATGGCCGGCCTCGACACCGGCACCCGGGACCTGCTGCAGCTCGCCGCGCTGATCGGACGGGACGTCGACTTCGGCCTGCTCACCCGCGCGGCCGACCTCGACGTCCAGACCTGCATCGACCGGCTCGAACCCCTGGAGGCACTCGGCCTGCTCGAACACCAGCCCGCGGACCCGTTCTCGTACCGCTTCGCCCACGACCTGGTCCGCGAGTCGGTCGTCCGGACGACGACCCCGTCACGGGCCACCCGGCTGCACCTGCGCATCGCCGACGCACTGGAATGCTCCGGCGCGGACAGCGAGTCCATCGCCGAACGTCTCGCCCATCACCTGTGGGCCGCCGGCCCGCTCGCCGATCCGGCGCGTACCGCCGACGCGCTGGAACGCGCCGGTCGACGCGCCGCGGCCAAGTCCGCGTTCGACGCCGCCGCGCGACAGCTGGTGTCAGCCGCCCGGGTGGCGCGGACGGCGAGTCTGGCGGAGCTGGAACTGTCCGCGTTGTCGCAGCTCACCGCGGCGGTGGGGATGCAGTCCGGGTACGTCGGCTCCGCGGCGGACCTGCTGGAGCGCGCCGAGTACCTGGCGCGCCTGCTCGGCCGGGAGCGGGAGGCGGCCGACTTCCTCTTCTCCCGATGGGCCGCGAACTCGCAGGGCATTCAGCTCGACCGCGGCGGCCGGCTGGCCCGCCAGCTGCTCGAGGAGGGCGAGATGTCCACCGACCCCGTCATCCGCGCCTACGGTCGGCACGCGTGGGGCATCCACCAGTGGGACGTGGGCAACATCGGCGAGGCGGTGCGGTACCTGGGCCAGTCCAGCTCGACCAGCTCCGACGGCGCCGCCGCCGATGGCGCGGCCGCCGGTTGCGCCGCCGCCGATGGCGCCGCTTCGCCCGTGCGCGAGGAGGATCCGCTCCGGCACGACCTGCAGCTGCTCTCGCCGGTGATGTTCGCGCTGAACACCGCGCTGCACGGGGACATCGAGCAGGCACGGCACCTGTTCGACAAGCTGGAGGCAGCCGCGGGCGACGACCCCTACGCGATCACGGTCTGGGCCGCCTTCGCCGTCACCGCGGCGGCACTTGCCGGCGACCCGCCCTGGGCACTGCGCGCGGCAGAGCGGGGAATCGCGGTGGACCCGGAGTTCTCCTACCTCTTCCTCGGCAGCTACCAGCGGCTGGCTCGCTGCTGGGCACGGGCCGTGACCGGCCATGACCCGGTCGGCGCGGCGAGCGAGGCACGCGAGGCTCAGCGGATCATCGACGCGGCGCTGCTCGACCCCCCGCGCTCGGGCCTGGCCACCTGGTACGGGCTGCTCGCCGAGATGTGGCTGGCGGCCGGGCTGCTGGCCGAGACCACCACCGCCCTCGACCGGGCCGAGCAGGTTCTCGACGCCTACGGCCAGCGCTACCCCGAGAGCCTGATCCTGCTGGTGCGAGCACAGCTGATGCAGGCATGCGACGAGCCCGCGGCCGACGTCCGGGCCATCGCCGAGCGTGCTCGCGCGCTGGCCATCGAACGCGAGGCCCATCTGTTCGCCCGCCGCGCCGACGAACTGCTCGCCGACCTGCCGCGGACGCCAGCCGGAACCTGA
- a CDS encoding 2TM domain-containing protein — protein sequence MKANKSAAAVKWGLWSHVISYVVIVLVQIVLWALLTPDIFFWPLWSIVAWGIGLGFHVWAVRSRLLPGRT from the coding sequence ATGAAGGCGAACAAGAGCGCGGCGGCCGTTAAGTGGGGCCTTTGGAGCCATGTCATCTCCTATGTCGTGATTGTTCTGGTGCAGATTGTGCTGTGGGCGCTGCTGACTCCCGACATCTTTTTCTGGCCGCTGTGGTCGATAGTGGCCTGGGGAATCGGGCTGGGATTTCACGTCTGGGCCGTGCGCTCTCGGTTGCTGCCTGGCAGGACCTGA
- a CDS encoding alpha/beta fold hydrolase: MTTATRRTLLAGSAAVATGSAFAAGSVLTASAALAASAAQAHTRGDGGQKPTVVLVHGAFADASGWNDVATRLIRDGYPVIAPPNPLRGVAADSAYLASILATLEGPLVVAAHSYGGILATNAATGNANVKALVYVAAFAPDQGETLLGLQTKYPGSRLDESALDFRPHGDGVDGYIRKEVFRDVFAGDVPKATTDLMWAGQRPGDVRTLQEPSGAPAWRSIPSWYLVARDDRVLPAAAQRFMAQRAGARTVEVGASHVAMIAQPAATADLIRRAAAR, from the coding sequence TTGACGACGGCAACTCGCCGGACGCTGCTGGCCGGATCGGCCGCTGTCGCGACCGGCTCCGCATTCGCGGCCGGCTCGGTCCTCACTGCCAGCGCGGCGCTCGCAGCGTCCGCCGCGCAGGCACACACCCGCGGCGACGGCGGGCAGAAGCCCACCGTGGTCCTCGTGCACGGCGCGTTCGCCGACGCCTCCGGCTGGAACGACGTCGCCACCCGGCTGATTCGCGACGGCTACCCGGTCATCGCCCCGCCGAACCCGCTGCGCGGCGTGGCCGCCGACTCCGCCTACCTGGCCAGCATCCTGGCCACCCTCGAGGGTCCGCTCGTCGTCGCCGCGCACTCCTACGGCGGGATCCTCGCCACGAACGCCGCGACCGGCAACGCGAACGTGAAAGCACTGGTCTACGTAGCCGCGTTCGCCCCCGACCAGGGCGAGACGCTGCTGGGCCTGCAGACGAAGTACCCCGGAAGCCGGCTCGACGAGTCCGCCCTGGACTTCCGTCCCCACGGTGACGGCGTCGACGGGTACATCAGGAAGGAGGTCTTCCGGGACGTGTTCGCCGGCGACGTGCCGAAGGCGACCACCGATCTGATGTGGGCCGGCCAGCGGCCCGGTGACGTGCGCACGCTGCAGGAGCCGTCCGGCGCCCCGGCCTGGCGGAGCATTCCCTCCTGGTACCTCGTCGCCCGCGACGACAGGGTGCTGCCCGCCGCGGCGCAGCGGTTCATGGCCCAGCGGGCCGGTGCGCGCACCGTCGAGGTCGGTGCCTCGCACGTTGCGATGATCGCGCAGCCCGCCGCGACGGCCGACCTCATCAGACGCGCCGCCGCGCGCTGA